The Streptomyces sp. NBC_01268 genome window below encodes:
- a CDS encoding lysozyme — MRVHRSGTSLAGAALAALALLLPLTLAGPATAAQDPGARQVPARGSAYMGMGVVAHDGQGAKPAGLSIQAVQTEGVDVSSHNGNVNWATLWNSGVKWAYVKATEGTYYKNTSFTQQYNGSYNVGMIRGTYHFATPDTTTGAAQADYFVNNGGGWSKDGRTLPGALDIEWNPYGATCYGKTQSGMVAWIRDFLDRYKYRTGRDAVIYTATSWWTQCTGNYGGFASANPLWVARYASEVGTLPAGWGYYTMWQYTSSGPTVGDHNHFNGDYSRVQALANG; from the coding sequence ATGCGTGTGCACAGATCCGGGACGTCCCTCGCCGGCGCCGCCCTCGCGGCCCTGGCCCTCCTCCTTCCCCTCACTCTCGCCGGCCCCGCCACCGCGGCCCAGGACCCGGGCGCCCGGCAGGTGCCCGCCCGCGGTTCCGCCTACATGGGCATGGGCGTGGTCGCGCACGACGGCCAGGGCGCCAAGCCCGCCGGCCTCTCGATCCAGGCCGTCCAGACCGAGGGCGTGGACGTGTCCAGCCACAACGGCAACGTGAACTGGGCGACCCTGTGGAACAGCGGGGTGAAGTGGGCCTACGTCAAGGCGACGGAGGGCACGTACTACAAGAACACCTCCTTCACGCAGCAGTACAACGGCTCGTACAACGTGGGCATGATCCGCGGCACGTACCACTTCGCCACCCCCGACACGACGACGGGCGCGGCACAGGCCGACTACTTCGTGAACAACGGCGGCGGCTGGTCCAAGGACGGCCGGACGCTGCCGGGCGCGCTGGACATCGAGTGGAACCCGTACGGCGCGACCTGCTACGGCAAGACGCAGTCCGGGATGGTGGCCTGGATCAGGGACTTCCTCGACCGGTACAAGTACCGCACCGGCCGGGACGCGGTGATCTACACGGCGACGAGCTGGTGGACCCAGTGCACCGGCAACTACGGCGGCTTCGCCTCGGCCAACCCGCTGTGGGTCGCGCGGTACGCCTCCGAGGTCGGCACCCTGCCGGCCGGCTGGGGCTACTACACGATGTGGCAGTACACGTCGTCCGGTCCCACGGTCGGCGACCACAACCACTTCAACGGGGACTACTCGCGGGTGCAGGCGCTCGCGAACGGCTGA